Proteins encoded within one genomic window of Aspergillus nidulans FGSC A4 chromosome VII:
- a CDS encoding peroxiredoxin (transcript_id=CADANIAT00008334) has protein sequence MAEGRAAPLRLGSTAPNFTADTSNGPITFHDYIGDSWAILFSHPDDFTPICTTELGAFAKLEPEFTARGVKLIGLSANGTESHKAWIKDIDEVTGSKLTFPIISDPERKIAHQYDMVDYQDTTNVDSKGMALTIRSVFIIDPAKKIRLIMTYPASTGRNTAEVLRVVDALQTTEKHGVTTPINWLPGDDVVIPPPVSTEDAQKKFGDVRVVKP, from the exons CCTTCGTCTCGGCTCTACTGCCCCCAACTTCACTGCCGACACCTCCAACGGCCCTATCACTTTCCACGACTACATTGGTGACAGCTGGGCtatcctcttctcccacccC GATGACTTCACCCCTATCTGCACTACTGAGCTTGGTGCTTTCGCCAAGCTTGAGCCCGAGTTCACTGCTCGTGGCGTCAAGCTGATCGGTCTC AGCGCCAACGGCACTGAATCCCACAAGGCCTGGATCAAGGACATTGACGAGGTCACCGGCTCAAAGCTGACCTTCCCCATCATCTCCGATCCCGAGCGCAAGATCGCCCACCAGTACGACATGGTTGACTACCAGGACACCACCAACGTTGACTCCAAGG GTATGGCTCTTACCATCCGTtccgtcttcatcatcgacccTGCCAAGAAGATCCGCCTCATCATGACCTACCCCGCCTCCACCGGCCGCAACACGGCTGAGGTCCTCCGTGTCGTTGATGCCCTCCAGACCACCGAGAAGCACGGTGTTACCACCCCCATCAACTGGCTTCCTGGTGACGACGTTGTCATCCCTCCTCCCGTCTCCACCGAGGATGCTCAGAAGAAGTTCGGCGACGTCCGTGTTGTCAAGCCGTAA
- a CDS encoding putative regulatory protein Ral2 (transcript_id=CADANIAT00008335), which translates to MMSRSQSSLGHLDSFRDEHPHTGVSPGTPAPNSSPNPVNLSGLVCNVRRTSGREPPPLVGATTTILGDKLYVFGGRILSKTRPHLTSDIYELDLIRRHWSKIEASGDIPRPRYFHSVCALGDSKLVCYGGMSPIANPPKDSTNGGNEPQPEVVVMSDINIFDVPTRTWTRINTHDSPQGRYAHCATILPSSAYFTSATAPLSAIHHNPASANPHQGSIGVDIDGLGGAEMVVVGGQDSTNRYIEQISVFNLRSLKWTNTSPLGRSCGAYRSVAAPLTGMRLSDIGSASADQEAQDPIEDVGAPGFPMLIYSNYNFLDVKLELQIRLPDGRLVEKPMPSQASPPGLRFPNGAVINGHFVVSGTYLTSSKQEYALWALDLKSLTWGRIDAGGSVFGHGSWNRGVLWSRRNTFVILGHRKRNLVEDYNHRRINFTHLCMVELEAFGLYNNPCRTSPTSAYISHSGPAVPASFQQKLAQLRSGGRPFSAAAAELGRLAQTVPEMADMELQAVGGERISVNSRILSRRWGPYFIQLLRESSDTASDTATLRTGLQPYPSRNSSITITPSLDHGSTYSNATTLASSNNNPAKSILANLELPSAHSLPPTSRPRVLFLPHTVLTLQVLVFYLYTSALPPVGSPLCTPQILCSLLQLARPYQVDGLLEAVVERLHQVLDGRNAAAVFNAAAMAAGGGRGTGFISGPGGTLEALNGAHAANELADLTNAISLTDTRSRLNSDSSDTEHGTASAVSVASSSAGGGTRGVPLRINTNIFSRRQGREREDSISNASTSSASATSYDFSDSEGLPGDMARSSRRRRGTHGDNEVWTGDLSSVIGLQKRGLRGLMEGRRLRERSAKPPSSGQASVAAVPVDHTANVI; encoded by the coding sequence atgatgtcgagaagCCAGTCGAGCCTGGGTCACCTGGATTCTTTCCGGGATGAGCATCCTCACACTGGTGTGTCTCCAGGGACGCCGGCTCCCAATTCCTCGCCGAATCCGGTCAATCTGTCGGGTCTTGTGTGTAATGTTCGCCGCACCTCCGGACGCGAACCCCCTCCTCTTGTTGGAGCGACCACAACCATTCTCGGTGACAAACTTTATGTCTTTGGTGGCCGTATCCTTTCGAAGACCCGGCCACACCTGACGTCCGACATATACGAGCTGGACTTGATTCGGCGTCACTGGTCCAAGATCGAGGCTTCTGGCGATATCCCCCGCCCACGGTATTTTCATAGTGTTTGCGCGCTTGGGGACAGCAAGCTTGTGTGCTACGGTGGAATGTCTCCGATCGCAAACCCCCCAAAGGACTCGACAAATGGTGGGAATGAGCCACAACCAGAAGTGGTGGTGATGTCTGATATCAACATATTCGACGTCCCAACTCGAACATGGACCAGGATAAATACTCACGACTCTCCTCAAGGGCGATACGCGCACTGTGCGACAATATTACCTTCCAGTGCTTATTTCACCTCGGCGACTGCTCCCCTCTCAGCGATTCACCACAATCCTGCGTCTGCGAACCCTCACCAGGGTTCCATTGGCGTGGACATTGACGGCCTTGGTGGAGCAGAAATGGTTGTAGTTGGTGGACAGGACAGCACGAACCGCTACATCGAACAGATTAGTGTATTCAACCTGCGGAGCTTAAAGTGGACCAATACGAGCCCTTTAGGACGAAGTTGCGGCGCGTATAGGAGCGTCGCTGCTCCTTTGACTGGAATGAGATTGTCTGATATCGGGAGCGCGTCTGCTGACCAAGAGGCGCAAGACCCAATAGAGGACGTAGGAGCTCCGGGATTTCCGATGTTGATTTACTCCAACTATAACTTTCTGGACGTCAAGCTGGAGCTCCAGATTCGATTACCGGATGGTCGTCTGGTTGAGAAGCCTATGCCGAGTCAGGCATCCCCGCCTGGTTTGCGATTCCCAAACGGTGCCGTTATTAACGGGCACTTTGTGGTCAGCGGCACTTACCTCACTTCTTCAAAGCAAGAATACGCGCTGTGGGCGCTAGACCTGAAGAGTCTCACCTGGGGCCGGATTGATGCTGGCGGGTCTGTGTTTGGACATGGTAGCTGGAATCGTGGTGTACTGTGGTCGAGGAGGAATACATTTGTCATTCTTGGCCATCGCAAACGCAACCTCGTCGAGGATTACAACCACCGCCGCATCAACTTTACCCATTTGTGTATGGTTGAGCTAGAGGCCTTCGGGCTCTACAATAACCCTTGCAGAACCTCCCCAACGTCCGCATATATTTCCCATAGTGGTCCCGCAGTTCCTGCGTCcttccagcagaagctggcCCAATTGAGATCGGGCGGCCGCCCGTTTTCTGCCGCAGCGGCTGAGCTGGGACGCCTTGCGCAGACTGTTCCTGAAATGGCTGATATGGAGCTCCAGGCCGTAGGGGGAGAGCGGATATCCGTAAATTCACGAATCCTCAGTCGGAGATGGGGCCCATACTTCATTCAACTTCTCCGCGAATCCTCCGATACAGCCTCAGATACGGCGACTCTCCGAACCGGATTGCAGCCGTATCCCAGCCGCAATTCTAGTATAACGATAACACCCTCATTAGACCACGGCAGCACATACTCCAACGCCACAACCCtcgccagcagcaacaacaacccGGCCAAATCCATCCTTGCAAACCTCGAACTTCCCTCCGCACACAGTCTTCCCCCCACATCTCGCCCCCGGGTGCTATTCCTCCCGCACACTGTTCTCACTCTTCAAGTACTCGTCTTTTACCTCTACACCTCAGCCCTACCCCCCGTTGGATCCCCCCTTTGCACGCCTCAAATTCTCTGCTCCCTCCTCCAACTTGCCCGCCCCTACCAGGTTGACGGCCTACTTGAAGCCGTCGTCGAACGCCTTCATCAAGTCCTCGATGGCCGCAACGCTGCTGCCGTCttcaacgccgccgccatggCCGCCGGTGGCGGTAGAGGAACCGGCTTCATTAGCGGGCCCGGCGGCACACTTGAAGCCCTCAACGGCGCCCACGCCGCCAACGAGCTCGCAGACCTCACCAACGCTATCTCCCTCACCGATACCCGTAGCCGCCTGAACTCCGACTCATCCGACACTGAACATGGCACTGCGTCTGCCGTCTCCGTCGCAAGCAGCAGCGCCGGCGGTGGTACACGCGGCGTCCCCCTCCGCATCAACACCAATATCTTTTCCCGCCGCCAGGGCCGCGAGCGCGAGGACTCCATCAGTAACGCTAGCACATCGTCTGCGTCGGCTACTAGCTACGATTTCTCTGATTCTGAGGGTCTGCCTGGTGATATGGCGCGGTCTTCACGCCGGAGGAGAGGCACGCATGGCGATAACGAGGTTTGGACAGGAGATCTCAGTAGTGTGATTGGACTGCAGAAGCGTGGGCTCCGCGGTCTGATGGAGGGCCGGCGGTTGAGAGAGCGGAGCGCGAAACCCCCCAGCTCGGGCCAGGCTTCAGTTGCGGCGGTCCCAGTGGATCATACTGCCAATGTCATTTGA
- a CDS encoding F-box domain protein (transcript_id=CADANIAT00008336), translated as MTEISRRIEDLADELISEILFFLVPAEDRSPSSSPVNSHALLPGLNERRAHIYGEKTELDRFRLVCKRFLRISTPRKFTSFHLRFSRRGFRRLEELLHMQLACHVKHFTYMVRPFYQESGNRLLNIQSSSLSGWSQFSTDDLPAAETHRARLQEQVYILTGNHDRELLKKALIAFSSLQEVKLLRLQDQADEQLLDHIRERSLEGTLGLNWEPACTRAINSLGKALLVSKCTSVRFLGPQIDPNAAFKLLQTPSATLSAIGARMACLEVTFHAQEDMTSLMQDLSRVFHDFFSAAKNLEAIHLGFATAVPLGLSLDQVFHRIQWKRLRKLSIQGWRLTSQEIVAIIRRHRRQLRDVRIVNVTLRDGSRWSDVLSVLHDEMDEIEHIDLREIDYVSGDCVHGIHSSSGHGSSHGVNYGNGNSSGAASSGFHYHHFLNTAVNINHLELAFALLNLPHHASIPEVISNLSVDELGDNGIHVTHEKRQIWEAWVLSSPRKIARRRA; from the exons ATGACGGAAATATCGCGACGTATCGAAGACTTAGCAGACGAGCTGATCAGTGAGattctcttttttctcgTCCCAGCGGAAGACCGATCTCCCAGTTCGTCTCCAGTCAATTCACATGCCCTTCTGCCCGGACTCAATGAGCGTCGGGCTCATATCTATGGCGAGAAGACCGAATTAGACCGATTTCGACTCGTGTGCAAACGCTTCCTTCGTATCAGCACTCCGAGAAAATTTACCAGCTTCCATCTCCGATTTTCGCGACGGGGATTCCGAAGGTTGGAAGAGCTTCTGCACATGCAGCTGGCCTGTCATGTGAAACACTTCACGTACATGGTGCGACCTTTCTACCAAGAAAGCGGTAACCGTCTCTTGAATATACAGTCCTCGTCATTATCTG GCTGGTCGCAATTCTCCACCGATGATTTACCTGCCGCCGAGACGCATAGAGCTCGATTGCAAGAGCAAGTATACATCCTCACCGGCAACCACGACCGTGAGCTTCTCAAAAAAGCCCTAATCGCATTTTCGTCCCTTCAGGAAGTCAAACTCCTCCGGCTGCAGGACCAGGCAGACGAACAGTTGCTCGACCATATACGCGAGCGCTCACTGGAAGGAACATTAGGTTTGAATTGGGAGCCAGCTTGTACACGCGCAATTAACAGCCTGGGAAAAGCACTGCTCGTCTCCAAATGTACCTCGGTGCGCTTTCTCGGGCCTCAAATTGACCCGAACGCAGCATTCAAACTCTTGCAAACTCCGTCTGCCACCCTCTCAGCTATTGGAGCCCGAATGGCGTGCCTGGAAGTCACTTTTCATGCACAAGAGGATATGACAAGCCTAATGCAAGACCTTTCTCGAGTCTTTCACGACTTCTTCTCCGCCGCGAAGAACCTGGAAGCTATTCACCTCGGTTTCGCAACCGCCGTTCCCCTAGGCTTATCGCTAGACCAGGTCTTCCACCGCATCCAGTGGAAGAGGCTGCGCAAGCTCAGCATCCAAGGCTGGCGATTAACCTCCCAGGAGATTGTCGCAATCATTCGTCGCCATCGTCGTCAGCTCCGTGATGTTCGTATTGTAAATGTCACCCTCCGCGACGGAAGCCGCTGGAGTGATGTTCTCTCTGTCCTCCATGATGAAATGGATGAGATAGAGCACATTGATTTGCGCGAAATTGATTACGTTAGTGGTGATTGCGTCCATGGCATTCATAGCAGCAGTGGACATGGTAGCAGCCACGGTGTCAACTATGGTAATGGGAACAGTAGCGGTGCCGCATCCTCGGGGTTTCATTACCATCACTTCCTTAACACAGCAGTCAACATCAATCACTTGGAGCTGGCTTTCGCATTGTTGAACCTTCCGCATCATGCGTCGATCCCCGAAGTTATTAGTAACCTTTCCGTGGATGAACTCGGCGACAATGGGATCCATGTCACCCATGAGAAGAGACAAATATGGGAGGCATGGGTCCTGTCTAGCCCACGAAAGATTGCTCGAAGGAGGGCTTAA
- a CDS encoding putative pantetheine-phosphate adenylyltransferase (transcript_id=CADANIAT00008337): MPSDRITPPSALLLLPPPPIVSFDEFRTVYEPVLSSVFANLLNALNGSNRTASLDIALSLPGLLSPSCQPPTRAFASLQRIVEHMYRLIGVISIERKIEMEAPGGIDSRVILLDFDSVRGTPATAANSGLVERNGPIVDLKTLASSGRLWDNIYYPETSVGQELATAFSNIYTSTKDPNGGLPQSISGSPQWTPGQSLVDSAGSVGSALHHSVILGGTFDHFHIGHKLLLTATALVLQPAGTGPTGQNRTITIGVTGDEMLKNKKYAQFLESWDERCRSTGAFLTSIMDFGPPETEPAHIERIYNPGPNGRQIVMKIRPGITLKMAQIHDPYGPTITEEDLSALVVSKETRSGGAAVNQERAKRGWKQLEVFEVDVIHTGEVPPGDVEDFASKISSTDIRRRRMELAMI, from the coding sequence ATGCCTTCAGATCGCATCACCCCACCATCGGCTTTGCTTCTACtgccgcctcctccaattGTATCTTTCGATGAATTCCGAACAGTCTACGAGCCAGTATTATCTTCGGTCTTCGCCAACCTCTTAAATGCGCTCAATGGTTCAAATCGCACCGCTTCTTTGGATATTGCACTCTCATTGCCTGGTCTCCTGTCGCCATCATGTCAGCCGCCGACGAGAGCTTTCGCGAGCCTTCAACGCATAGTGGAACATATGTACAGGCTCATTGGGGTCATTTCCATTGAACGGAAAATTGAAATGGAGGCTCCCGGTGGCATTGACTCGCGCGTGATCTTGCTGGATTTCGACTCTGTCCGAGGAACACCAGCTACAGCTGCTAACTCTGGTCTGGTCGAGCGCAACGGCCCGATTGTTGATTTGAAAACTTTGGCTAGCTCCGGGCGCCTGTGGGATAATATTTACTATCCGGAAACCTCGGTAGGCCAGGAGCTGGCGACGGCGTTTAGTAATATCTATACCTCAACCAAAGACCCCAATGGCGGACTGCCGCAGTCAATTTCGGGATCGCCTCAATGGACTCCGGGTCAATCTTTGGTGGATTCTGCGGGATCGGTCGGATCTGCCCTACATCACTCAGTCATCTTGGGAGGCACCTTTGACCACTTTCACATCGGGCACAAACTTTTGCTCACGGCCACTGCTCTTGTCCTGCAACCTGCGGGAACTGGCCCGACCGGCCAGAATAGGACCATCACGATCGGTGTGACGGGCGAtgagatgttgaagaacaagaagtaCGCTCAGTTCCTGGAGAGTTGGGACGAGCGGTGTCGAAGTACGGGCGCGTTCTTGACCTCGATCATGGACTTCGGGCCTCCCGAAACGGAGCCTGCCCACATTGAGCGAATCTATAATCCGGGACCGAACGGGAGACAGATAGTGATGAAGATCAGGCCTGGAATAACCCTGAAAATGGCGCAAATACATGACCCGTATGGACCAACCATTACCGAGGAGGATTTAAGCGCCTTGGTCGTCTCCAAAGAGACACGCTCAGGGGGCGCCGCGGTCAATCAGGAGCGAGCCAAACGGGGGTGGAAGCAGCTGGAGGTGTTCGAGGTTGATGTGATTCATACAGGCGAAGTGCCTCCAGGAGATGTTGAGGACTTTGCGTCCAAAATCAGCAGCACAGATATCAGACGACGACGCATGGAGCTAGCTATGATATAA
- a CDS encoding WD repeat protein (transcript_id=CADANIAT00008338): MTNPAQPFDSRRSTIYNRQPEELHIPAGNSTSGGHPRQPMSHEYPTSPDTHLPSINIHSSSSQSNQYGGASGGVTGGTLPGSLQPGNSANRPPTVSMNTAPSTIPTLPHLSTQIQQQPQPQPQSTTPRSNAANSHGHSRSSPAGYRPHGSSPNAAFQPPTPQGAKYSPLGLADIRPSGDLLGDHATNAGAAASKSVENQVPTNSNYITPWPIYAVDWCKWPISGNPGSFGGKIALGSYLEDHHNYIQILDTHLAYPDPDTPDASAGELKLEYVKSAEATHSYPVTRILWEPPSSQKQSTDLLATSGDHLRLWSLPNSQPQHSSNSITRPSGQRDMPAAKLSPLALLSNSKSPEHTAPITSLDWNTISPSLIITSSIDTTCTIWDIPTLTAKTQLIAHDKEVYDVRFCANSVDVFVSCGADGSVRMFDLRSLEHSTIIYEPTEKNEKLMSPGNGSPSAPTTTWPPPLLRISASPHDAHLLATFSQDSNIVRVLDVRQPGQALLELKGHSAPLNTVEWSPNRRGVLASGADDCLVLLWDLINQHNTTPVPPGVHNPGAPSTTTERGPAAAWQCDYEISNISWSPQGGTTSAGHPRDWLGVCGGRGVWGVAL, from the exons ATGACAAACCCCGCGCAGCCGTTCGACTCCAGACGGTCGACTATTTATAACCGTCAACCGGAAGAGCTTCACATTCCGGCCGGAAACTCTACATCAGGCGGTCATCCGCGCCAGCCAATGTCCCACGAATACCCTACGAGCCCCGATACACATCTTCCATCCATAAACATCCATTCTTCAAGTTCCCAGTCTAACCAATATGGAGGCGCAAGCGGGGGCGTTACAGGAGGGACGCTTCCTGGCTCTCTCCAACCCGGCAATTCTGCCAATCGACCACCAACAGTATCCATGAATACAGCCCCGTCCACAATTCCAACGTTGCCTCATTTATCTACACAGATCCagcaacaacctcaaccgcAGCCCCAGTCAACCACTCCGCGTTCCAATGCGGCGAATTCCCATGGACACTCCAGGTCGAGCCCGGCAGGATACAGGCCGCATGGGTCGTCTCCGAATGCTGCATTCCAGCCGCCAACTCCCCAGGGCGCTAAATACTCGCCTCTGGGCCTGGCTGATATTCGGCCTTCCGGGGATCTTCTCGGTGATCATGCTACAAACGCGGGTGCAGCTGCTTCAAAAAGTGTCGAAAACCAGGTGCCTACAAACAGCAACTACATTACCCCTTGGCCCATCTATGCTGTTGACTGGTGCAAGTGGCCGATTTCAGGAAATCCTGGTTCCTTTGGCGGAAAAATCGCTCTGGGAAGCTATCTAGAAGACCATCATAATTAT ATACAAATCCTGGACACTCACCTGGCATATCCCGACCCTGATACTCCTGATGCCAGTGCCGGGGAGCTTAAGCTGGAATACGTGAAATCCGCTGAGGCCACCCACTCATATCCTGTTACACGCATTCTTTGGGAACCGCCGTCGTCCCAGAAGCAATCCACTGACCTTCTAGCCACTTCTGGAGATCATCTCCGGTTATGGTCATTACCAAACTCGCAGCCTCAACACAGCTCTAACTCTATCACACGTCCGTCAGGTCAGAGAGATATGCCTGCAGCTAAACTCTCGCCTCTGGCGTTGCTTTCCAATTCGAAATCGCCCGAGCATACCGCTCCTATTACATCTCTGGACTGGAATACGATATCTCCCAGCCTGATTATCACTTCCAGCATCGACACAACTTGCACTATCTGGGATATACCCACATTGACGGCAAAGACGCAGCTCATTGCACACGACAAGGAAGTGTACGACGTGCGTTTCTGCGCCAACAGCGTTGACGTTTTCGTCAGCTGTGGCGCTGATGGAAGTGTGCGCATGTTTGATCTCCGGAGCCTGGAACACAGCACGATCATATACGAGCCGAcggagaagaacgagaaat TGATGAGCCCTGGCAATGGAAGTCCCTCCGCACCAACTACCACTTGGCCCCCGCCACTGCTGCGCATTTCCG CCTCGCCTCACGATGCCCACCTTCTCGCGACATTCTCCCAAGATTCAAACATAGTCCGAGTTCTCGACGTCCGGCAACCAGGCCAAGCTCTCCTCGAACTTAAGGGCCACTCAGCGCCCCTCAATACCGTCGAATGGTCTCCCAACCGGCGTGGTGTTCTTGCCTCCGGCGCAGATGACTgcctcgttcttctctgggacctcatcaaccagcaCAATACCACCCCCGTTCCACCCGGCGTCCACAACCCAGGTGCCCCCTCCACAACTACCGAACGTGGCCCCGCAGCTGCATGGCAATGTGACTACGAGATCTCAAACATCAGTTGGTCGCCGCAGGGAGGAACCACAAGTGCTGGTCACCCGCGCGATTGGCTAGGTGTTTGTGGAGGGCGAGGGGTGTGGGGAGTTGCCTTATAA
- a CDS encoding acyltransferase family protein (transcript_id=CADANIAT00008339) has product MNVENERQSSPAIHNVPLNDVESGFGRASRSRTLAWPSFRGFSASEVLYDPAKLAPLLEHFADHWQEYLEDWFTKLGIVITPSYLQHLVGGQPPPQTKLHAIAALDGLRGWACLLVFNFHFLFTYTWKVAVGWGFNNENWHLYQLPIIHVLVSGHIMVAIFFVISGYVLSYKPLKLVRSRAYDETYVTLASSTLRRGLRLYIPSFVGIFLVLVAVRLGAYNYSQKVLFEGHTIRGTNEQHPPIMVRSLTKQLWDWYYTLTRLMDPFDWALYYNNYNPHLWTIPVEFRSSIVLFLTILATARVKTAVRISLVSMLVWFCMRYGRWDVVLFLGGMLMAEADLIQGLWETCPSSGEAGDKEKRSWTSAALPQRQFSFRLVNRKRWIALFILGLYLGSTPNTGYKFTPFFMWTWHITPKTYPEPHRFPQTLGALMIVYSINHSKDIQKLFVNPVSQYLGKISFAFYIVHGPILHSLGYSLMPNIWHITGKETDFQYCLGFFIGWLICLPISLWAGDLFWRLVDIPSVNLAKWIETKVLAQTAGREKQERVA; this is encoded by the coding sequence ATGAACGTCGAGAACGAGAGGCAGTCGTCCCCCGCCATCCACAATGTCCCCCTAAATGACGTCGAATCTGGCTTTGGTCGCGCATCCCGAAGTCGAACTCTCGCATGGCCCAGCTTTCGAGGCTTCTCTGCTTCAGAGGTTCTTTATGATCCAGCAAAGCTGGCTCCGCTCCTCGAACACTTTGCCGACCACTGGCAGGAATATCTAGAAGACTGGTTCACTAAACTGGGCATCGTCATCACCCCCAGCTATTTACAGCACTTGGTCGGCGGCCAGCCCCCGCCGCAGACAAAGCTGCATGCGATCGCTGCGCTGGATGGTTTGCGAGGATGGGCCTGTTTATTGGTGTTCAACTTTCACTTTCTCTTCACCTATACTTGGAAGGTCGCGGTTGGGTGGGGATTCAACAATGAGAACTGGCATCTGTATCAGCTGCCTATCATCCACGTCCTGGTCTCGGGTCACATCATGGTCGCCATATTCTTCGTAATATCGGGCTATGTCCTTTCCTATAAGCCGCTCAAATTGGTCCGCAGTCGGGCTTACGATGAGACATATGTTACCCTGGCTTCTTCGACATTACGACGAGGCCTTCGCTTATACATCCCCTCGTTCGTTGGCATCTTTCTTGTCTTGGTAGCCGTACGATTGGGCGCATACAATTATTCGCAAAAAGTTCTTTTTGAAGGCCACACGATCAGGGGTACCAACGAACAACATCCACCGATCATGGTCAGATCTCTGACCAAACAGTTGTGGGACTGGTATTATACGCTTACGCGCCTTATGGACCCGTTCGACTGGGCCTTGTATTATAATAACTATAATCCTCACCTGTGGACGATTCCCGTTGAGTTCCGCAGCTCTATCGTTCTCTTCCTTACAATTCTCGCTACAGCGCGCGTGAAGACAGCCGTTCGTATATCCTTGGTTAGCATGTTGGTATGGTTCTGTATGCGCTATGGCCGCTGGGATGTCGTTCTTTTCCTGGGCGGTATGCTTATGGCTGAGGCCGACCTAATCCAAGGTCTTTGGGAGACATGCCCATCTTCCGGAGAGGCTGGTGATAAAGAGAAACGCAGCTGGACCAGCGCTGCCTTGCCTCAACGCCAATTCTCCTTTCGCTTGGTGAATCGCAAGCGCTGGATCGCTCTTTTCATCCTGGGATTATATCTAGGATCTACCCCCAACACCGGGTACAAGTTTACGCCCTTCTTCATGTGGACTTGGCATATCACACCAAAAACATATCCGGAACCGCACCGTTTTCCACAGACCTTAGGTGCGCTCATGATTGTCTACAGTATCAACCATTCAAAAGATATCCAAAAGCTCTTTGTCAACCCCGTGTCGCAGTACCTTGGGAAGATCTCCTTCGCGTTTTACATTGTCCACGGGCCCATCCTCCACTCATTGGGGTACTCGCTCATGCCAAACATTTGGCATATCACTGGCAAAGAGACAGACTTTCAGTACTGcctcggcttcttcattgGCTGGCTCATCTGTCTTCCGATCTCGCTCTGGGCAGGTGACCTTTTCTGGCGTTTGGTTGACATTCCAAGCGTAAATCTAGCAAAGTGGATCGAGACCAAGGTCCTCGCCCAAACAGCGGGACGCGAAAAGCAAGAGAGAGTTGCATAG